From Streptomyces sp. SAI-135:
GAATTCCCGCGCTCCCGGCACGTCGGTGACGACCACGGGGCGGGAGCATGCCATGGCTTCCAGCGGGGCGAGTGCCATCCCCGCTTCCCAGCGCGAGGCCAGCACCACGAGATCGGCCGCGAGATACCAGTCACGGGGATCGACGACGGCTCCCGCGAACCCGACTGTGGGCGACGCCCGTGCCGTCAGGAGCGAACCGTCCGGACCGCTCCCGACCAGCACCAGCCGTGCCTCCGGCAGCCGGGCCTCCACCTCCGTCCAGGCGTCGAGCAGCACGTCCTGCCCCTTCTGTCGGCACAGACGTGCCACGCACACCGCCAGTGGTCCCGTGCCAAGGACGCCGAGGCGGTACCGCGCGGCCGCACGCGAGGAGGCCCCCGGCGGGGTGAGCCAGTCGAGGTCCACCCCGTTGCGGACGACCGTGCACCGGGACCGGATGCCCGCGGCCACTCCCTGGGCACGCTCGCCCTCGCTGACACACACCACCTGGTGGGCCCAGCGGGCTCCCGCCCTCTCCCACCGCACGGCGGCGGTCCGCAAAGCGGGGGACACGGCGGCGAACGGCCATGCATGCGGTTGATAGACGGTGGGAAGGCGCCCGCGCAGCGCCAGGCGGCCTGCGAGGCCCGCCTTCGCGCTGTGCAGGTGCACCACGTCCGGTCGCACCAGGTCCACGATGCGCCGCACTCCGGCGACCTCGCCCGGAAGCGCCGGACCGGGCGACCGTACGGCGTCCCAGCACACCGTTCGGGCCCCGCGCTGCGCTGCTGTCCACGTCAGCGTGCCGACGCCCGGACACGCCACGGTCACCCGGTCGCCTTTCGCGCACTGCCCGGCGGCCAGGTCCGTGACCACTCGGGCGACGCCTGCTTCGCTCGACTGGGTGATGTGCAGGATGGCCCGTGTCACGGCGCCGCACCCTTCCGTGACAGGAGCGGATCTGCCGGAGCACGGACGGTCCGGTCCGGCGGCTCATGCCCGTGCGGGTGCCCGTCCGGGGCACCCTTGTCCGGCCGGCGCAGGGTGCGCACCGGTTTCGTGAGCCGCCGGGCCACGGTGGCGCTGAAGCGCACCGACTCGGCGACCGCGGGCAGCGGATCGTCCCCGCTCAGCCAGGCCCGTTCGAGGTCGCGCCGCGGCAGCGCTGTCGGGAGCCGGCGTTCGCGCCAGGCGGTCACCGTCGCCGATACCGCGTCCAGATTGCCCACGATGAAGCCCCGGTCGTCGATCTGTGTGCCGTCCGGGACGTGCCGATCTGTCAGGTCGAGGTACATCGCCCGGACCACGTCCATTCCTCCCGCGGTGCTGAAGAGGCGGAACTGCTGTCCGAACCGAGGGTTGAAGTCCACCAGCTTGTACAGGCCGTCGCGCCGGTCGAAGCGCCAGTCGAGGTCCGCGATCCCGCGGTAGCCGAGGGCTCGGCACAGCTCTGCTGCCAGGGTGGCCAGGACGGTGTTGGCCCGGGCCCGCGCCCGGGTGGTGAGGCCTGTCCCGGGCGGCCAGGAGCGGAGCTTGCGCCCGGTGAAGACGAGCCGGGGTATGCCTCCCGCGTCCACGTAGAGGTGGGTGAACCACTCCTCGGCACGTTCCAGAGGGATGTACTCCTGCACGACGACGGAGGGAGAACCGGCCCTCCCGCACCGGGCGAGCAGCTCGGCCTCGTCGCGGACCACTGTGGTGTGCCCGACGGCTGGGTCGTTGAGCTTGGTGAACGGCTCCCTGTCCTTCAGGACCACGGGAAAGCCCCAGTCACGGCCCACCGCGACCAACTCGGCGCGGTCGACCGGCGATCGGGTCCGGGGAGTGGGCACGCCGTACTCCTGGCAGATTCCGTGCAGCCCCTCCTTGCTGGCCAGTCTGCGGGGCAGCCCGGGCGGCACAGGGGGAAGCACGAACCGTTCGGCCAGACGGTCGGCGTTCTCCGCCAGCAGGACGGCGGCCTCGTCGCCCTCCGCCACAGCGACGGTGGGGCGCCCGATCTCCCGGCCGATCCGCAGGAGGGCCGAGACCAGCTCCGAAGCGTCCTCCCCTCCGGTCGTCGGTCGGACGAAGCGGCCGGCGAGATGTCGTGAGAGGGCGACCGGGGTGAAGCGGTCCTCGACCATGGCGTACGTCGGCACGCCCATACGCCCCAGTGTGCGCACCACCCCGAGGCCGCCGTGCAGCTGCGGAAACCGGCCCACCTTGACGAGCAGCGCCGGTGCTCGGTCGCTCATGCGGGGCTCCTTCGGTGCGCGCGTCGACCGGGGTCAGGCCACGGCACGGTTCAGCTGGCGCCGGTCCGGCGCACGACCGCGGACGGCGTCCGCAGCAGGATGGACAGGTCCAGGGCGGCCGACCAGTTCTCGACGTAACTCACGTCGAGTCGGATCCGCTCTTCGGTCGGCAGGCGAGAGCGGCCGCTGACCTGCCACAAACCGGTCATGCCCGGCTTCACCAGAAGCCGGTGACTCCCGTCTTCGCTCAGGGCGGCGACCTCGTCCTTCACCAGTGGTCTCGGACCGACCAGGGACATCTGGCCCGCCAGCACGTTGAACAGCTGCGGCAGCTCGTCCAGGGAGGACGAGCGCAGGAAGGACCCCGCGCCGGTGACCCGAGGGTCGTCCGCGATCTTGAAGAACCGGTCGCTGCCGTAATGGTTGAGGTGGGCGAGCTCGCCCTTGCGCCGATCCGCGCCACGGTGCATGGTCCGGAACTTCAGAAGAGTGAATTCATGACTGTCGCGCCCGATTCTGCGTTCCCGGAAGAACGCGGGACCTGGGCTGTCGAGCCGTACCCAGGCACCGATGACCACCATCAGTGGAGTCAGCAGCAGGATGCCCAGCAGGGCCAGCAGACGATCGGTCAGCTCCTTGGGGAGGCGGGGCAGCCCGGAAAGCGCGGGCGCGCGCAGCTGCAGAAGGGGCACCCCGGCGACCGGACGCACGGCCAGTCTCCGGGCCGCGACGTCGGCGAGGACCGGCGCGAGCATCAGGTCGACGCCCTCCGCCCGCAAGTCCCAGGACAGCCGCCGCAGTCTATCGGCACCCAACTCGGGGCCCGGCAACGCGATGACCGCGTCGCAGCCGGTCCGCCGTACCACCCTGAGCAGGTCCATGGCGTCGCCGGACATCCCGGCCTCCGCGCCGGCCCGGCCGTCGGCGGCCGTCGGGCCGGCGCGGTGGACTGCGACGACCTGCGGCCGCGGGCCGTGCCCCCGGCGCAGTGCCGCAATCAACTCGGAGGCGGACTCGGCCGGGCCGAGTACGAGCACCCGGCCGGCGCTCCGGCCTGGACCCGAGCGCAGGCGAGCCGGTCGGTACCGGCGCAGGCCGACCGTCAGTGCGGCGGCGAGCGGCAGCGCGACCAGCGCGTCGTGCAGCAGGTCGTCGCGCGGCGCGAACCACCATGCGGTACCGGCCGCTGCGGCGGCCAGGCAGGCCGCCCCCATAACCCGGCGGGAACACCCCGTGTCGGCGGCGGGCCCGTATGCCCGCTGTGACGCCAGCGAGAGGAGCCACAGCGGAACGAGCAGGGCCGGGACGAACCAGCGATGGAAGAGCAGCTGCACCCCGCACGCGGCGATGGCCGCGGCGGTCGCGTCGACCGCGACCAGGAGCGGGACGGAAGATCTGCGGCGACGGCGCATGCGTGAGCTTCCCGCGGTCTTCGCCGGCCCGGTGCCGGTCGTTTCGTCCACGACGGCCATGGTTCGCAACCTCACCTCTTGGCCGGTCTTGAATGCCCAAACCTGTACGTTTACGATGTATACATACATACGCTGCACAAGGGCCGAAAGTCAAGAAACCGGGAAGCCATGAAGCCTTCAGGACACACCGAAGTCGCCGTGGTCGGAGCAGGCCCCTACGGACTCTCGATCGCCGCCCACCTCCGGGGCCGCCGCGTGCCGTACCGGATCTTCGGGGAGCCGATGCAGGGCTGGCGCTCGCACATGCCGCGCGAGATGCACCTCAAGTCGTCCCCGTTCTCCTCGTCGATCTCCGCCCCCGCACCGGGGTACGGGCTCGGAGATTTCCGGGTCCAGGAGGGACGCCACCCGGGCCGCGAGCGGGAGCCGGTGCCGCTGTCCGAGTTCGTGCGCTACGGGATCTGGTTCCAGCAGAACTGCGTCCCCGAGCTGGAGCGGACCGCGGTGTGCTGCCTCGACCGCTCCCACGACGGCCGGTTCCGGGTCACGCTGGACTCCGGGGAGGAGTTCGCCGCGCGCACCGTCGTGGTCGCCACGGGCGTCCATCCCTTCGCGTACGTACCACGGGAGTTGACCGGGCTGAGGGACGACGGCCTCGTCTCGCACACGGCGGATCACACCGACCTGGCGGTGTTCGAGGGACGACGCGTCGTCGTGGTGGGCAGCGGCCAGTCCGCCCTGGAGACCTCGGCCCTGCTGAACGAGGCCGGAGCACGGCCCACGGTGGTCGCCCGCAGCCGCCCGTCCTTCGGCCCTCCTCCCGAGGCCGACTGGGCGCAGGACCGTCCGCTCCACGCTCGACTGATGTGGCCGGAGGCCGCGATGGGCACGGGATGGCCGCTGGTGGTCTGCAGCCGCGGACCCGCGGCCATCCGTCACATGCCGGCCCACATCCGTGCCCACCTTCTGCGCACGGTCCTGGGGCCGTCCGGCGCATGGTGGCTCCGAGAACGCGTGCAGGGCCGTGTTCCGGTGCTGCCCGGCCGTAGTCTCCGCTCGGCGGCGCGCGAGAACGGCGGTGTGCGGCTACAGGTGTCGGATGCTGGCGGAGACGTGGAGACCCTGTACGCCGACCACGTCATCGCGGGGACCGGATACCTGGTGGACATCGACAGGGTGGCCCTGCTGAGCCCGGAACTGCGCCGGGCGGTGCGCAAGAACGCGGTCGGTCCGCCCCAGTTGGCCGGTGCGCCGCGACTGTCCGCCGACTTCCAGGCCTCGGTGCCCGGCCTGTACTTCGCGGGGCTGGCCGCAGCTCCCACCTTCGGGCCGCTCCTGCGATTCGTGTGCGGCACGGGCTTCACCGCCCGCCGGATCAGTGACTCACTGGCAGCGGGCAACGCGGCACGGAACAAGTGAGGCGACGCATGACCCATGGGACAGACGCCCGCGGTGGACGGCGCGTCGGCGACCGGGGACGCTACGGGCGGCTGAGCCGCGAGCGGGTGCTGACGGCCGGTCTCGATGTGGTGGACCGTGAAGGACTGTCCGCGCTGAGCATGCGCAGGCTCGGCGCGGAGCTGGAGGTGGAGGCCATGGCCCTCTACCGTTACGCGGCGGGCAAGGAGGCACTGCTGGACGGCCTGGTCGAGGCTCTGTACCTCGAACTCGAGGAGAATCTGGCATCCTCCGAGCCGGCACCGGGTGAAGGAGTCGGCGAGCCCGTTCCATGGCGCGACGAGCTGCACCGCATCGCCCAGGAGAGCCGCCGCGTCTCCCTGGCACACCCCCATGTCGCGCCGCTGCTCGCCACCCGCATGCTGGCTGTGCCCCTGGCCCGGCGCCCGATGGCGGTGCTGCGGTTCCACGAGCGCCTCCTGGCCCTCTTCGACCGGGCCGGCATGGACGAACGCACCGCCGCGCTGGTCCTGCATGCGGTCACCGCCTGGCTCCTCGGCTATTTCCTGGTCGAGCTGCGGGCCATGGTGGACAACCCCGAGGAGCCTGAGCCCGCGTTCCGGCTCGGCCTGCATCTCATGCCCGCGCAGGAACTCCCGCGGCTGCGGGCCATCGCGCCCGGTCTCGCCGAGCGCGGAGGGCCCGAGCCACTGGCCGCAGGCCTGAACGCCCTGCTCGACCGGTTCATCGTCGGCACGTGACGGCAGGGCACGTGACGGCAGGGTGTCAGGTCATCCCGACGTCGGTGCGGGCGCCTGCATGGCGTGGAAGCCCGCGAAGAGCAACTCGGTGTTGTCCGCCCTGAGCCCTACTCCGCCCGGTCGGCGCAGCGGCCCCGGGGTGCGGTCCTCGGCCGTGAGAACGGTCTTGCCGTCGATGTCGAGTCGGAGCCGGACTGATCCCGAGTCCAGGTTGACGGCGCTTGCCGACACCCGGTGCCAGGTGTCGTAGGAGATGGCGTGTCTGCCCTCGGCCAGGGTGGCGTAGCCTCCGGTGTCCTCGTCCTCCGGGCCCCAGCCCGGAATCTTGCGCTTGATCACCACCGCGCCGTCGCGGCGGCGGAAGCTGATCGCGTACAGCTCGTCGGGGCTGTGGTACCGCAACCAGATGTGGCCGCCGTCCCAGTCCCGGGCGGGGGTCTTCGGCGTGGTGACGGGCGGTTCCAGTCGACTCCGCACACTCACCGTGACCGGACCGAAGTCGCGCCGACGCGAGACCAGACGGAAGACGGCCGAGTCGGTGTGACGGGCGGAGTCGGCGCCGGTGTCGCCGACGTCGGGCACGCCCGTCCAGCCCGCGCCGTCCTTGGCGAAGAGGGAACCGCTGGTGGCGATCCAGTCGCGGGACGCCCTCGCCTGCCGATTGCGCGGGTGGAGGTAGGCGAACTCATTGGTGACCAGGCCCCCCTTGGCGAAACGCGGCTCGAACGGGGCGAAGCCCGGCTCTGCGTCGACTGCGGGCTTGCGTGGTGTCTCCCCGGTCATCCTCATGACCAGGGCCGTGCCGGTCCCGATGAACGCGGCGGTGGCCAGCAGCAGGACGAAGACGAGTGTTCGCCGGGAGGCCCTCCGGCCCTCGGTCCGGAGGGCGCTGCGTGGCTCGTCGCTCATCCGCCCGCCACGGGTACGACCTTGAGGCCGGCGAGGGGCGGCCAGGAGAGCCGGGTGGCGTCCCGGTATGCGGCGTAGGCCACGCCTCCGGCCTCTCCCTCGGCGGGCAGCGTCATCCGAACCGTGCCGTCCACCCTGATCACCGTGGACCGGCCGGTCACCGTGACCGACACCTGGTGGGAGTCGGCCGCCTTCAGGTCGCGTGCTCCGACCAGGCTCTGACTGTCGGCGTTCCCGGAGAGCACCTCCAGGCGGCTGTGGGAGACCTGCACGCTGATCACCTGCGGACTGCCCACCCTGACCTGAATTGCACCTTTCACCCCAGAATCGTACAGCTTGGAGATGGTGCCGCTCGTCGTGTAGTCGGTCCATTCCTGCGTACGGGCGGGCTCGTACGCCCCCAGGGACGACAGGGCGACACGGCCCAGGGGCGTGATCGCACCGTCCTTGATCTGGAACGGCGCACGCACCCCGGGGGCGCTCTGCCAGTAGGCGTTGGGGGCGAGCGGCGCCGATTCGGTCACGGTCTGCCGGGTGACGGCGGCCGTGGGGGTCTTCTGCGGCAGGGGGGAAAGACGCAGCTCGCTGAAGGCCGGGGGTGCGGCGCCCGTACGGTTGCTGCCGACCCGGATGCCGAAGCCCCCGGTGAGTTCGGTGGCGGGGACGTTCTCGGCGACCCAGCTGAGCTCGGTGGTGCCGTCCACCCGGGCCGTGGTGGTGGCGCCGCGCACACTGACGCTCAGGGTGTGCGAACTCTTCTGCGCCAGCTTGCGGACGACCACCTTCCGTCCGCCGTGTTCGAGTGTGGCCGTGTCTTGGCTGACGCTGATCACCACCAGGTTCCTGGTGCGGTTGCGTACCGAGACGGCGGCCTGGTTGGTCCCGTTCGCGAGCCCGGTGATGGTGGCGTCCACCCGGTAGTCGGTCCAGTCCACGCTCCCGAGAGGGCGATAGGCGGCGGCGGCGTAGTGGTCCGTGCCCGCGAAGGGCCTGCGCCCGGTGAAGACGTCGATGCCGCGCCCACCGGTGCCGTCGTCGCGCGTCCACAGCGCGGGTTCGGTCAGCGGGGAGGAGGCGACGGGCGGCCTCTGGGTCCACTCGGCGACGTCGGAGAGCAGCTCGTCGGGGGTGGTCGAGTCGGTCACCTCGAGCCGCTGGACCGTCCGGTCCGCCGCGGCACGGCGGCTTGCGGCGACCGGCGGCCCCAGCGGATCGGGCGACTTGTTGGACAGCGTGGCCGCGTAGTGCTTGGACAGCAGGCTCCGCAGAGTGGACCCGGTAGGCAGGTTTCCGCGCTCGGAGGCCTCGCTGAAGGGGTAGGCGAAGAGCTGGGGCGTCGGCAGGCCGTGGCTCCTGAACTTGTCGATGTTCGTCCTGATGTCCGCGGACACCCGTGCCTGGTACTCCGACCGGGTCTCCAGCCGGTGCCGGTCGTTCAGCCACAGCCGGTTGGAGAGGGCGGAGCCGCGGTGGCCTGCGGCGTCCGTGGGGGCGCGGTGGTGCAGGTTGTGGGTGTGCGCCTGGAAGTCCCACCGGCCGGAGCCTGCCATCCGCCCGATCTCCCGCCAGGAGAGGTAATAGGGGCGGTCGTCCACCCGGGAAGTGATCAGGAAGACGGAGCCGTGCAGGTGATGCCGGGCCAGGATGCGGTCCGCATTGCTCCACAGCCCCCGTGGGCCGTCGTCGAAGGTGATGAAGACCGACCTGGGCGGAGCGGGGCCGCCCTTGAGGTAGTTGACGAACTCCTGGCTGGTCAGGCTGCGGTACCCCGCCTTCTTCAGCGCGGCCATCTGGGCGTCGAACGCGGCGGGCGTGACCACGTACTTGCTGGGGTTGCCGCTGTTGACGTCGTGGTAGGTCAGCACGACCGGTGCCGTGGCCGCCGGCAGCTCCAGGGACAGCCGTGACGCCGTCGCGGCCGCGGTGGCGTCGATGTGGGTGACCGGCGGGCTGGCCTGCTTGCTCACGTACTTCTGCTCCAGGTAGTACTGCGAGGCCACGTAGAACGGCAGCATGAGGACGGACAGGGCGAGCAGGATCAGCCCGGCGCGAACCAACCAGTGGCCGAGAAGGCGGACGCTTCGCCCTGCCCGACCGCGGAGGGCATCGAGCAGGGGGTTCGGCTCCGGCGTGGGCCCGGTCGCGGTCACGGGAGGATGCCTCCTCGGGTGAGCACCATCGAGTACAGGAGCCCGACCACGGCGAGGGACAGCAGGAGGCCGAGCAGGCGTCCCGCCCTGCGGAGGTGGACCTTGTACGGGTTGATCACCGGGTGGCACTCCTCGACCGGCTCCCTCGCCGGAGGACGACGGGGCGATCCGGCGGTGGTCGCCCGGGTGGCCGGTCCTGATGGCGAGCCCGTGCGGGAAGGCCTCCCCGGGTGAGCACCGTCGATTCTCAAGAGGCCGATCACGGCGAGGGACAGCAGGAGGCCGACCAGGTGTCCGGCCTTGCGTAGGTCGACCTTGCGACGGGTGTCCATCACGTAGCACTCCTCGACCAGACCCCTCGCCGGATGGTGGCGAAGGAGTACGGCAGCATCCAGGCCAGGAGCAACGTGGAGAGCAGGCCCATCGCCGGCCGGTAGATCCAGCGGCTGTCGCCGGGGTTGTCGATCAGGAAGGCGATGCCGTAGGCGCAGCCCTTGAAGATGATTCCGCACAGATAGAGCACGGTGAGGAGGGCCGCCCCGTGCATCGGCGCCCAGATCATGTGCCGGAAGGCCATCAGCGGTGCGGCGGTCACCCACAGGACGTGGCCGTAGTAGAGGGTCGCCGGCCCAGGGCCCATGCGCCACATGAAGGTGCCGGTGAAGCACAGGTTGCGGATGAAGCTCTTCTTCCAGCGGATCTGCTGCTTCATCAGGGGCCGGAAGCGGGGCGGTGCATTGGTCCACACCTTGGCCGAATAGACGTAGCCGACCCGCCATCTGCGCTCCGGGTAGTCCCGCTCCGTGACGAACGGCGAATCCGCGTACTGGGCCTTGAGCGACTGGCCCCTCCACACCTGCCCGAGGACGTACCCGGTGAGCTGGCGGTCGGTGGAGAAGCGGAAGGGGGCGCCCATGAAATGGTCGTTGGCCCAGGCGGGCAGGTAGTTGAAGATGGCGTCGCGCCGGAACACCGCCAACGGGCCGGAGACGCAGGTGACGGTGCCGAAGGTGGCCTCCGTCGCCTTCACCACCCGGAACTGGCCCTCGAACCAGACGTCCTGGGCCTTCGTCCAGAAGCTGAAGTCCGCGTTGAGCGCACGGGCGTGGCCGCTCACCGCGCCCAGTTCGCGGTGCGTGACGAGCGCGCGTACGCAGCGGGTGAGTGCGTCCGGGGCGAGGAAGCAGTCGGAGTCGGTCATGGCGATGATGTCGCCGTCGGCCTCCTCGCAGGCGCGGACCAGGGCGCCCTTCTTGCCGAGGTTCTTGTCCAGGCAGATGACCCTGATGTCGAGCTCCGTCTCCAGCCGGCGCAGCACGTCCTGGGTGCCGTCCTCGGACAGGTCGTCGACCACGACGACCTCGAGGTTCGGGTAGTCGCTCGTGGCCATGGAACGCACGCAGTCCTCGATGCACTCCACCTCGTCCTTGACCGCGAGCAGGAAGCTCACCTTCGGCGTCGTGGGCAGCGCGGGAAAGCTGTCGAGATCCTTCGGCCGTTTCCGCAGGGGGCGTTCGGACGGGTCGTCGTAGCGGGTGTAGGCGAGGTAGAACATGATGATCGTGCCGAGCAGGACCATGAAGCCGTAGCTCAGCAACAGGGGGTCCTGCAGCAGCGCCGGCGCCCCGCGGGCCAGGAGCACCAGCAGCGGCAGCAGACAGATCAGGGTCAGTACGCGCCGTGCGTCGAAGCGGGTGTCCGGGTCCATCCGGTCCAGGCAGCGTCGCACCGGTCCGGGGCGGTGCGGCCGTGCCGAGCGAAGTGGTGGCAGGGGCGGCGGCGCCGGCTTCGGCCGGGTGGGTATGCCCTGATCCGGTCCGGACCGCTCCGGTCGCGGCCCGGTGGGCTGCACCTTCAGCCCCTGCGAGGCCGACACCGCGCCCGCGCCGGGAGGTCTGCGGTCGGCGTACGCGGCGTTCACAGGACCGCCTTGGCCTTGAGCGGTCCGAGACTGTAGGTGGCGTCCAGCACGGCCGGCTGATCGGCGAGCCATTCCAGTTCGGTGCCGGGCTGCACGGTGTGCACCACGACCAGGTCCCACTGCTCCGCCTCCGGCTCGGTGACACCGGCGAAGAGGTCGGGGCCGAGCTTGAGCGTGGTGATCAGCGGATCCGTGAAGTGCACCTTGGCGCCTTCGTCGGCCAGCTCCGCCAGGATCTCCAGGGCAGGCGACTCGCGCAGGTCCGCGACGCCCGACTTGTAGGTGACGCCCACGATCAGGATCCGGGCGCCCGCGGTGCTGGTGCCCCGATCGGCGAGGACGTCGTGCACGCGCCGCACCACCTGTCGCGGCCGGGCCGCGATCGCGGACATGGCTGTTTCGACGAGCGGGGAGGTGACGCGCAGCGCCCGCAACTGCCAGAGCAGGTAGTGCGGATCGCAGGGGATGCAGTGGCCGCCCACGCCCGGCCCGGGGTAGTGCGCCACGAAGCCGTAGGGCTTGGTCGCCGCCGCCTCGATGATCGGCTGTGGCTGCAGGCCGAGAGCCCGGCAGTCCTCGGCGAACTCGTTGGCCAGTGCGAGGTTGACGGCCCGGAACGTGTTCTCCCACAGCTTGGTCATCTCGGCTTCCTCGGTCGAGGGGAGCACGTGCACGGCGGGGGCGGTCCGGTGCAGCACGGCCGCGGCCAGGCTGGTGCTCAGCTCGCCCATGCCGCCGACCACGCGGGTGGTGCGGTTGTGCGGGTGTTCGGCACGGCCTGGGTCGATGCGCTCGGGCGAGAACGCCACGAACACGTCGCTGCCGACCTGGAACCCTCGCTCGGTCAGCGGCTGCGCCAGCAGATCCCGGGTGGCGCCCACGTAGGTGGTGGAGGTGAGGATCAGCAGCTGACCGGGCACGGCGTGCTCGACCACCGAGGCGCAGGCCGCGGAGAGTGCGTCAAGGTCGGGTACGAGGTGGCGGTCGATCGGGGTGGGCACGCAGATCACGACGGTACGGGCCCGGGCGATCGCGGCGTGGTCCGACGTGATGGTGAACCGCGGGTCGTCCACGTACGCGGCGAGGCGCTGGTGGTCGGCGGGCAGCAGATCCACCTCTTGGCGGCGGATGGCCTCCAGCCGGTTCTCGCTGAGGTCGATGCCGATGACCTCGTTGCCTGCTGCGAGCAGGGCCAGGCTGGTGGGCAGGCCGACGTACCCGAGGCCGACGACAGCGACGGGTGCCGCGGCGTGGTCGATCTGTGCGGACTTGTGGCCGTTGCCGACATCAGGGACCCGCTGGGCGCTCTGCGGGACAGGAAGTTGAGGCATCGGTGCTCACCCGGCCTGGAGAGTGGATGGATGTATCCTGATGATGTATGTTTACAGCGTATATGTCCATATTGGCACCGCGTGAACGGGGGGTCAAGGGGTGGACGGCCTGCCGGTACGGAAGCGGTCGAGCCCGGCGTTGACTCGCGCGTCCCCTCGTGTGACGATATTCGTATACGACGTAAATATACGGCTTAACGCCCGTGGGGCGATCATGAGTGCTCCCATTGAGGACTACGCCCTCATCAGTGACCTGGAAACGGCCGCCATGGTCGGCAGGGACGGCTCCGTCGACTGGCTGTGCCTGCCCCGTTTCGACTCGCCGGCCTGTCTGGCCGCGCTGCTCGGCACGCTTGACAACGGGTTCTGGCGGGTCGCCCCCGTCGCCCCCGTCGCATGCGCACAGCGGGCCTACCGGCCGGACACGCTGGTTCTGGACACGCGGTGGGAGACCCCGACCGGGACCGTGCGGGTCATCGACTTCATGCCGCCCCGGGCCCAACTTCCCTGCGTCGTGCGGGTGATCGAAGGGCTCTCGGGCGCCGTACCCATGCGCAGCGAGCTGCGACTGCGCTTCCATCAGGGCCGGGTGGTGCCCTGGATCCGGGCCGTCGACCGGTGTGCGGTGGCGGTCGCCGGCCCGGACGCCGTCTGGCTGGACGCCGACGGCCCGGTGTCGGCGCTCGACCGCGAGGACTCCACTCTGTACGACTTCACGGTCCCGGCGGGACGGCGGCTGGCGCTGACGCTGGCCTGGTCGCCCTCCCATGTGCCGCAGACGCCTGCGCCGCTGAGCGTTCCGGCCGAGACCCTGCTGAAGGAGACCGGTGACTTCTGGCGGCGCTGGAGCGCCCGGTGCCGCTACGAGGGACCCTGGCAGGACGCCGTCGTACGCTCCCTGATCACCCTGAAGGCGCTCACCTACGCACCCACGGGTGGCGTCGTCGCCGCCCCCACGACGTCATTGCCCGGATGCATCGGCGGCGAACGCAACTGGGACCACCGCTACTGCTGGCTGCGCGACTCCACCCTGACCCTGTCCTGTCTGCTGCGCAGCGGTTACCGCGACGAGGCGGCGGCCTGGGTGGACTGGCTGGTGCGGGCGATCGCGGGCGATCCCACCGACCTGCAGACCGTGTACGGCGTGGGCGGGCAGCGGCTGTTGCCGGAGACCGAGGCGCCCTGGCTGCTCGGCTACGAGGGGTCGCGGCCGGTCCGGTTCGGCAACTCCGCGGCGGGCCAGTTCCAGTTGGACGTCTACGGTGAGGTCCTGGACGCCCTCTGCCTGTCGCTGCGGGCCGGGATCCCCATGCCGGCCCATGTGTGGAGCCTGGTGGAAGCGATGATGGGCTATCTGCAGCGGCACTGGCGGGAGCCGGACCACGGGCTGTGGCAGGTGCGCGGGCGGGGACGGCAGTTCGTCCACTCGAAGGTCATGGCCTGGGTGGCTGCCGACCGGGCGGTGCGGATGGGGGAGTTGCTCGGCCGCAACGGCTCTTCCGGCCAATGGCGTGCCATGCGGGACGAGG
This genomic window contains:
- a CDS encoding glycosyltransferase, which produces MTRAILHITQSSEAGVARVVTDLAAGQCAKGDRVTVACPGVGTLTWTAAQRGARTVCWDAVRSPGPALPGEVAGVRRIVDLVRPDVVHLHSAKAGLAGRLALRGRLPTVYQPHAWPFAAVSPALRTAAVRWERAGARWAHQVVCVSEGERAQGVAAGIRSRCTVVRNGVDLDWLTPPGASSRAAARYRLGVLGTGPLAVCVARLCRQKGQDVLLDAWTEVEARLPEARLVLVGSGPDGSLLTARASPTVGFAGAVVDPRDWYLAADLVVLASRWEAGMALAPLEAMACSRPVVVTDVPGAREFLPAPHVPFALVPLEEPGALAAAVTRLLADPATSRALGAEAQAHIRRHHGVRQVVERMDTVYDDAHRVWAAGLRGADPARVDAPAG
- a CDS encoding ATP-grasp domain-containing protein, yielding MSDRAPALLVKVGRFPQLHGGLGVVRTLGRMGVPTYAMVEDRFTPVALSRHLAGRFVRPTTGGEDASELVSALLRIGREIGRPTVAVAEGDEAAVLLAENADRLAERFVLPPVPPGLPRRLASKEGLHGICQEYGVPTPRTRSPVDRAELVAVGRDWGFPVVLKDREPFTKLNDPAVGHTTVVRDEAELLARCGRAGSPSVVVQEYIPLERAEEWFTHLYVDAGGIPRLVFTGRKLRSWPPGTGLTTRARARANTVLATLAAELCRALGYRGIADLDWRFDRRDGLYKLVDFNPRFGQQFRLFSTAGGMDVVRAMYLDLTDRHVPDGTQIDDRGFIVGNLDAVSATVTAWRERRLPTALPRRDLERAWLSGDDPLPAVAESVRFSATVARRLTKPVRTLRRPDKGAPDGHPHGHEPPDRTVRAPADPLLSRKGAAP
- a CDS encoding exopolysaccharide biosynthesis polyprenyl glycosylphosphotransferase, producing MDETTGTGPAKTAGSSRMRRRRRSSVPLLVAVDATAAAIAACGVQLLFHRWFVPALLVPLWLLSLASQRAYGPAADTGCSRRVMGAACLAAAAAGTAWWFAPRDDLLHDALVALPLAAALTVGLRRYRPARLRSGPGRSAGRVLVLGPAESASELIAALRRGHGPRPQVVAVHRAGPTAADGRAGAEAGMSGDAMDLLRVVRRTGCDAVIALPGPELGADRLRRLSWDLRAEGVDLMLAPVLADVAARRLAVRPVAGVPLLQLRAPALSGLPRLPKELTDRLLALLGILLLTPLMVVIGAWVRLDSPGPAFFRERRIGRDSHEFTLLKFRTMHRGADRRKGELAHLNHYGSDRFFKIADDPRVTGAGSFLRSSSLDELPQLFNVLAGQMSLVGPRPLVKDEVAALSEDGSHRLLVKPGMTGLWQVSGRSRLPTEERIRLDVSYVENWSAALDLSILLRTPSAVVRRTGAS
- a CDS encoding FAD-dependent oxidoreductase, producing MKPSGHTEVAVVGAGPYGLSIAAHLRGRRVPYRIFGEPMQGWRSHMPREMHLKSSPFSSSISAPAPGYGLGDFRVQEGRHPGREREPVPLSEFVRYGIWFQQNCVPELERTAVCCLDRSHDGRFRVTLDSGEEFAARTVVVATGVHPFAYVPRELTGLRDDGLVSHTADHTDLAVFEGRRVVVVGSGQSALETSALLNEAGARPTVVARSRPSFGPPPEADWAQDRPLHARLMWPEAAMGTGWPLVVCSRGPAAIRHMPAHIRAHLLRTVLGPSGAWWLRERVQGRVPVLPGRSLRSAARENGGVRLQVSDAGGDVETLYADHVIAGTGYLVDIDRVALLSPELRRAVRKNAVGPPQLAGAPRLSADFQASVPGLYFAGLAAAPTFGPLLRFVCGTGFTARRISDSLAAGNAARNK
- a CDS encoding TetR/AcrR family transcriptional regulator C-terminal domain-containing protein; the protein is MTHGTDARGGRRVGDRGRYGRLSRERVLTAGLDVVDREGLSALSMRRLGAELEVEAMALYRYAAGKEALLDGLVEALYLELEENLASSEPAPGEGVGEPVPWRDELHRIAQESRRVSLAHPHVAPLLATRMLAVPLARRPMAVLRFHERLLALFDRAGMDERTAALVLHAVTAWLLGYFLVELRAMVDNPEEPEPAFRLGLHLMPAQELPRLRAIAPGLAERGGPEPLAAGLNALLDRFIVGT